The Pseudodesulfovibrio alkaliphilus DNA segment CAATGAATATGAGCGGGTTCTCAGCGATTGCAACATACCGCCACACCTGAACCTACACCTTGCATTTTTCGAAACCGATCTCCCGGCAACATGCATTTTCGCCCTGCTCATGGACGAACAGAACGGCCTTATCGGCGGCGGTTGTTCAGCAGGATTCTTTGCGCCAGCAGTCGCTCGAAAAGCCACATGTGAGGCAATTCAAATTCTACGGCTGAGCCAGGAGGTCAAACGGGGTGAACGCGGCAGGCTTGCCTCCAAAAAAGGACCGATTCCCACAGCATTTCTGGACCCGGAAGCGCGAAAAAAACTGCCCATGACGGAGCTTCTGTACAATCTCGGCTTCTACCTTGATACAGACAACTGGGATACCCTTCACGATCTCATTTCCCCGGCAAAAATAATCCCGCTTCAGGATTGTAGCAAGCTTCCAACAAAAGACAAACTGCCCACTCTGGTGGCAGGATTTTCCGATGCAGGGCTTTCACCGATCTGCGTTGAACTCACCACCCCGGACGTGGCCGAACTTGGCTGGCTGGTCTTCAGGGTCATTGCGCCGGGAGCGGTACCGAACCTGCCGACGGCCTATCCTCCGTCAGCTGTAAACAGATTGCGAACCGTACCGCGCAAGCTTGGCCATGCCACTCCCGAGAAGTGGAATCAGGCCCCAATGCCATACGCATAAAATCCATAACGATTCACCAGAAGGTATCGACATGAAATCTATCGTTCTGACCAAAAATCCCAGCTTTGCAATACTCAAGAATCGTGAACAGGAACTCCTGTTTTCTCTCTATGGCAAAATAAAACTCCTGAGAGGCGCGACATTCGTCATAACGGCCATCCTTGAAGC contains these protein-coding regions:
- a CDS encoding YcaO-like family protein, with the translated sequence MKHVFSSTQHHGQEPGLHLVVSPKTGVVKSLGHLFRNPGEPGPHIVSSTITAFHRFSDNKADFATTGTSLNPKQAHWSAMGESVERYCAALSDFQELVPATYKELLDSEKPALHPDRLNLFTQEQYDSEGFPFSRLQEEQRISWINGSRFDDGSRIFVPANFVFNQYCPAQDEARIYPDIHPGVASGFSAERALTGAMLEIVERDTMMIHWLNSIPVTGIAKDNEYERVLSDCNIPPHLNLHLAFFETDLPATCIFALLMDEQNGLIGGGCSAGFFAPAVARKATCEAIQILRLSQEVKRGERGRLASKKGPIPTAFLDPEARKKLPMTELLYNLGFYLDTDNWDTLHDLISPAKIIPLQDCSKLPTKDKLPTLVAGFSDAGLSPICVELTTPDVAELGWLVFRVIAPGAVPNLPTAYPPSAVNRLRTVPRKLGHATPEKWNQAPMPYA